AGAAAAAGAATAGGAAGTAAAGGAATTAGTGGAAAATTTAGAGTATTTTTAAGCCAGTTAACTTACGCGAATCGTTGTAAAGCACGGAGAACTTGCGCGCCACCTCGTCCAGGCACTCCGTAAACCGCTCGTAGTAAGGATCATAGAAGATGTTGTCTATGCGTCCATTCACATACAGATATTGCTGGATGCCTGCAGGAATATAAATCAATATTAACAAAGGTTTTGAGTAAATAAATCAACGAGTAATCACTAACCCAGCACAAGATAGTAGATGGTATCCGGCGCATATTCCGTTCCATTAGGCTTTCGAACCTCCTTCACGAAAAGACAAAGCGAGTAATTCAGCTCGTCTGCCGTCATCTGAAGCAGCTCCGTTTTGAAGGGTCGCCGGCGCATCGAACTCTTCTCGATATCCGCATTCTTCGTCATCACCCACTGCTTCCAGGCATTCACACCGAACGTGTACTTGAGGAACATCTGGGCGTCGGGCTTCTCCTGCGGCTGCTGTGCCTGCTGCGATTGCTGCTGAAGGGCCGAGTGATCCAGTTCGCTGCCACGCTGCCGCTTCACCGGCGAGCGGCTGTTGCGGTTGGGCGAATCCATGACGGCGCCAACGCCTCGCTTGCGACCACGAGGGGTTCTGAAATGTACAcgttgataattattaatattaaatttattttaaaattttttagcttttaaatgtaattattttttgacccggctgccgtcaccacttatttttgtttaaaaaagttgaaaaatccgaactttaaaaatccaccataaatccaatttccCGAGGAtgtgggccatatccggctttattttattcgttaggatgtaaactttaagtttgtacccattatgatttttcaacggatttatttcgagtttttactatatatacagccgacttacagtcgaccaaaaaacacatttttcatctttgtcgagctgctgcgctgccatcacttatccaatcatattgatctgtatggcaaagttaatctctgatctattgactttaaaatgaaacgaaaactggcccaattgggtggatatgAGCCGGGATATAAGAGGAAATTcgaaaaagtccgaaatttaacattttgagctctaaaaaaatctttaaaaaaaaactgtgccatcgaaaaaaaatagtggtattttcgtgatctagggaaTTTGCAATCAATTGCTGTGGAGCATTTCgtctgtaaactagtgtaatcagATTTTCGGTGACTTAAATTCTCCACTCACCTTTGCGACGCATCGAGCATGTGATGCTGCTGGTCCAGATGATGCACTCCCATCTGACCCATCCCATCGTGACCCATGGGCGACTGGCTGCTAATCGTGTTCGCCGTCATCGACGTCTCCAGATCCACCGTCGAGGTCTGGTGATGATTGTCATAATCTCCCGTGGCCATTTTGAGGGCAATCTGCAGCATATCATCGCCATACGGATTGTGCCCGGCTCCACTGACGTCGACcacctgctgctgttgctgctgctgctgggcgacGGACTCCAAGCTGTTCTGATACTGCAGCGTAACCAGTCCAGGATCCGGCTTGATCTCGTTGTCGGAGTCGCTGTCCGATTCGTGCTTCTCCTCCGCCACCATTTCGGCCATCATGAGCAGCTCCGCCTCCAGCGGATCCTCCGGCATCTTGTCCTGTATCTTCTTGATCTCCTTGAGAATGCCTTGTGAAGTGTTGCGAGTGGTGGGTATGAAAATGGGCACGGGTATGGGCAGTGGAATGGGCACGGGGACGGGGAAGGGCATCGAGTACATGTACATGGGTTGCGGTAGGTAAATGGGCACCGGAACCGGGATGAGCACCTTGTTGGAGTAGTCCTTGTCCGTCTGCGTGGCGCAATCGCGCACATCCGGTGTGCACTGCTCACCGGTGGACACAGTTAGCGGTTTACAGCTAATGTTTACATTTCGCACGGACTTGGGATATGGTGGCACTGTGATGATCTTGGTCTCGGATACCGTAGTTGGTCCGAAATCCATGGTAGTGGTGGTATTCCGCCTACCCCCGATGGCCAAGTGGGAGTTGGGCATGGGTGGT
This portion of the Drosophila takahashii strain IR98-3 E-12201 chromosome 3R, DtakHiC1v2, whole genome shotgun sequence genome encodes:
- the woc gene encoding zinc finger MYM-type protein 3 isoform X3, whose amino-acid sequence is MLPRRSSISGKNAAGAKKSGSGTMLPVISTVQSLASGETEARIGNVTVRRKRGRPRESGGPSPPPLPMPSAHGGAPRGRPRKHVDYSVRSPSPPPMPNSHLAIGGRRNTTTTMDFGPTTVSETKIITVPPYPKSVRNVNISCKPLTVSTGEQCTPDVRDCATQTDKDYSNKVLIPVPVPIYLPQPMYMYSMPFPVPVPIPLPIPVPIFIPTTRNTSQGILKEIKKIQDKMPEDPLEAELLMMAEMVAEEKHESDSDSDNEIKPDPGLVTLQYQNSLESVAQQQQQQQQVVDVSGAGHNPYGDDMLQIALKMATGDYDNHHQTSTVDLETSMTANTISSQSPMGHDGMGQMGVHHLDQQHHMLDASQRTPRGRKRGVGAVMDSPNRNSRSPVKRQRGSELDHSALQQQSQQAQQPQEKPDAQMFLKYTFGVNAWKQWVMTKNADIEKSSMRRRPFKTELLQMTADELNYSLCLFVKEVRKPNGTEYAPDTIYYLVLGIQQYLYVNGRIDNIFYDPYYERFTECLDEVARKFSVLYNDSQYIVTRVEEEHLWECKQLGAHSPHVLLSTLMFFNTKHFNLTTVEEHMQLSFSHIMKHWKRSSQNSKVPGSRNVLLRFYPPQAGLDANPRKKKVYEQQENEENPLRCPVRLYEFYLSKCPESVKTRNDVFYLQPERSCVPDSPVWYSTQALGQDALQRMLHRVKMVKEINIALLTT